In a genomic window of Temperatibacter marinus:
- a CDS encoding glycosyltransferase family 61 protein, which yields MVSITPDSIAQYSKAKVLPRSQDRYGNFSGGIFTSENELVKNSLYYKINAVVKYKNNQISVPQKIEKNFKLTMGAGSPQLELFEKRKGTYIYAGILFDHYGHFILDSLSRYWYYRNSDLPIVWAVEEGKQSLSIYQKEILDLLCINNEIILVDKPMEFEKLIVPEYGYIVQDYFSNEQSKALEIIDCPKVDFKKKIWLSRTSQTSARVLNENVIESHLEENGWIIYKPEDHSVRDQIEMYRDACHIAGIASSSQHTMVFLKGFKGKLTIFPRGVSLSGNYLTIQKRKRFKQAVKFISSFDCILPGETRVRCNRVFTNIEVMLNQLGVGLNSQKKIPSIHKNNLIAIDGIVKGKYAKKVLEIGADTISYLPRRSGIRGISVSENRNFSSSETSLHKYFDICPSHYFTYLSNQTDYDIFIIHLNSDAAKNKKIYNATLSASHKNSIWIYACDTTTNDSVELFFKYLFSEHINKRIYNLMGTGLYIVKHELQHNVSDEVIDMNLSSWIQDIAVSGVLNKL from the coding sequence ATGGTTAGTATAACACCAGATTCTATAGCTCAGTATTCTAAAGCTAAAGTTTTACCTCGTTCTCAAGATAGATATGGTAATTTTTCAGGGGGTATATTCACATCTGAGAATGAATTGGTTAAGAATAGTTTATACTATAAAATTAATGCAGTTGTGAAATATAAAAATAATCAGATATCTGTCCCGCAAAAAATCGAAAAAAATTTCAAACTTACTATGGGAGCGGGGAGCCCACAGTTAGAACTCTTTGAGAAAAGAAAAGGCACTTATATTTATGCTGGAATCTTATTCGATCATTATGGCCATTTTATTTTAGATAGTCTCTCGAGATACTGGTATTATAGAAATAGTGATTTGCCTATTGTTTGGGCTGTAGAGGAGGGTAAACAATCACTTTCGATTTATCAGAAAGAAATATTAGATTTGCTCTGTATTAATAATGAAATTATTTTGGTTGACAAGCCTATGGAATTTGAGAAATTGATTGTCCCGGAATATGGCTATATTGTGCAAGATTATTTTTCTAATGAACAGAGTAAAGCATTAGAGATTATCGATTGCCCTAAGGTGGATTTTAAAAAGAAAATTTGGCTTTCTCGTACATCGCAAACATCAGCTCGTGTTCTCAATGAAAATGTAATTGAGAGTCACTTAGAAGAAAATGGCTGGATTATCTATAAGCCCGAAGACCACTCTGTAAGAGATCAAATCGAAATGTATCGAGACGCATGTCATATTGCAGGCATAGCTAGCTCCTCTCAACATACAATGGTATTTCTTAAAGGATTTAAAGGGAAATTAACTATTTTCCCAAGGGGGGTATCACTATCGGGAAATTATTTAACTATACAAAAGAGAAAAAGATTTAAACAGGCTGTGAAGTTTATTTCTAGCTTTGATTGCATACTTCCAGGAGAAACACGTGTTCGGTGCAACAGAGTTTTTACTAATATAGAGGTGATGTTAAATCAATTAGGAGTAGGTTTGAATTCACAAAAAAAGATTCCTAGCATTCATAAAAATAATTTAATTGCTATTGATGGTATTGTCAAAGGGAAATATGCCAAGAAAGTGCTTGAGATCGGGGCTGATACAATATCTTATCTTCCCCGCAGAAGTGGAATTAGAGGCATTAGTGTTTCGGAGAATAGAAATTTTTCGTCATCTGAAACGTCACTACATAAATATTTTGATATATGCCCATCACACTACTTTACATATCTTTCAAACCAGACTGATTATGATATTTTTATAATACATCTAAATAGTGATGCTGCTAAAAATAAAAAAATTTACAATGCTACTTTGTCTGCATCACACAAAAATTCTATATGGATATATGCTTGTGATACTACTACTAATGATTCCGTCGAGTTGTTTTTTAAATATTTGTTTTCTGAGCATATAAATAAAAGAATATATAATTTAATGGGAACGGGTCTCTATATAGTTAAACATGAATTACAGCACAATGTTAGTGATGAGGTAATTGACATGAATCTTTCTTCCTGGATTCAGGACATCGCTGTTTCTGGAGTTTTAAATAAATTGTAG
- a CDS encoding sulfotransferase family 2 domain-containing protein, giving the protein MPLYINNKISILYMHIPKTGGAYIEDLLRANSYSQFYWRGKRLTQFDLCTPQHYTLAQLSGVIDLTAITFIFATVRHPYKRLLSEYTMRHPLHDVQIDQWLDEAYGNYLNNPYAYDNHLRPQAEFHQSGTRYYKQEDSFDEKWAFKFENDSSLSLPIKQVPRRKEAKRTHKKILFSDLSYKIRDKYYNLYKNDFKTFNYDPEEID; this is encoded by the coding sequence ATGCCTTTATATATTAATAATAAAATTAGCATATTATATATGCATATCCCAAAAACAGGCGGGGCTTACATTGAGGATTTACTAAGAGCAAATTCTTATTCTCAGTTTTATTGGCGAGGAAAGAGACTTACACAATTTGATCTATGCACTCCACAGCATTATACACTCGCTCAACTGTCTGGTGTGATAGATTTAACTGCAATTACTTTTATCTTTGCGACTGTGAGGCACCCATATAAAAGATTGTTATCTGAATATACAATGCGACATCCCTTGCATGATGTTCAAATTGATCAATGGCTTGATGAAGCTTATGGGAATTATTTGAATAATCCCTATGCATATGATAATCATCTAAGGCCTCAAGCAGAATTTCATCAAAGCGGCACTCGCTATTATAAGCAGGAAGATAGTTTTGATGAAAAATGGGCTTTCAAATTTGAGAATGATTCAAGCCTAAGTTTGCCTATAAAGCAAGTACCTCGTAGAAAAGAAGCTAAAAGAACTCACAAGAAAATTTTATTTTCAGATTTATCTTATAAAATCAGAGATAAATATTATAATTTATATAAAAATGATTTTAAAACATTTAATTATGATCCTGAAGAAATTGATTAA